ACTCTTAGAGGTTTAACGCTTGGTGCCGGTGTATTTTTTCAAGATCAACGAGAAGGCGATATGGCTAATAGCTTTGAACTACCTGGATATGCCAGAGTAGATGCATTGATTAAATACAAATTGCCTATCGCAAGCGCAAAAACAACCTTTCAGTTAAATGTCGAAAACCTATTGGATCACCAATATTACGCAGGAACTGCAAATGACAAATCTTTTATAAATCCGGGCGCTCCGCGCACGTTTATTGGCTCCATTAGAGTGGAGTTTTAACTCTGCTGGGCAAAGATTGTAGATCTGCCCTGTACCTTCAAACCGACCGCCCCGTATATTGGGTTTGTCGGTTGGCGGTAAGGTACGAGCCCTCAACGTGTTTGATCAGTTCGGCCATTGCCTATCATTGGCGGTTTTGTCGGCTAATTGCCTCACTTTCGCGGTTGGCCGGCAACTCAACGCTTGTCGAGTTGGGGGTCGTATCTCACCCCAACCCGAAACTGCGGCATATCACCCATCCACCGCGTCATTTCACCTATTTTTTTATCGTCCGAGGAGAGGTCAATTTTCTTATTCCCGGCGTTACCTCGCAATCAACCGGCATTTTCGGGTAATGGCTTCAATTTTGCTCGTGCCAAAACTTTAACAGTACGGGACCCCCATCCGGCCAGCCATGTCTGCTCTACCCAATCAAGCGATTCAGGAGCTGTATCTCAATTGCCATGGCGAGCTGGAAGCGGTGCTGTTTTCGCGGTTGCGTTGCCGGGAAACCGCCGCCGATATTTGTCAGGAAGCGTTCGTGCGCCTGTGCCGCGCCGAGGATTTGAGTGGGGTCGGCAATCTGAAAGCCTATCTGTTTCGCACCGCCATGAACCTGATGTTCGACCATTACCGCAGCCAAGCGGTGCGCGAGCCCGCCAACGTGCCATGGCACGACGATAGCCCACCGGATGCGGAAGATCTGCGCTGCGCCGAAACCGTGGCTTTGGGCGAACAGGAGCTGGACCGGCTGGTCGCCGCTCTGGAGACGTTGTCGCCGTTATGTCAGCGGATTTTTTATCTGAACCGGTTCGAAGGCTTGAAACAACGGGAAATCGCCGAAACCCTGAATATTTCCATTCGTACCGTGGAAGACAATATCAAGCGGGCCTTGGTCCATTGCGCCAACTCACTGGCTCAAAACTAGCTTCGATGTGGTTTAGTGCTTACGCCTCGTCTATGATGTATTCCTTCATTTGTTTACCCGGATCTCGCCATGACTAGCCAACCGCCGACTGCCGCTGCCGAGCGTCTGCTGGACGAAGCCTGCGGCTGGGTCGGCAAAATGCATTCCGGGCACTTCGCCCCGGATGCTCAACAACAACTGGCCGCTTGGCGCGCTACCGATGCCAGCCATGAGCAAGCCTGGCAAAAAGCCCTGGCCTTGTGGCAAGGCATGGAACAACTGCGCGGCCGCCGTATCCCCGGCGCGGAGCCGCTGCTAACCGAACGCAACCGAAAACCCGCCGCTCGCGGCCGGCACGATATTAAGCGCCGCGCATATCTGGCGGCTGCCTGTTGCGCGGCCCTGGCCGTGAGCCTGGCAGCCTATTATCCGCCGCAGCTTTGGCAAGCCGATTATCTGACCCAAAAAGGCGAGCAGCGCCGGATCAGTCTGGCCGACGGCTCGCGAGTGACTCTGAACAGCGGCAGCGCGGTTGAATTGCATTTCGACGGCACCGTGCGCCGCATTGAATTGTTACAGGGCGAAGCGTTTTTCGAAGTGGCCAAGGATGCCGACCGTCCCTTCATCGTCAGCACGGACGGCCCCGAAATACGCGCGGTGGGGACTGCTTTCGATGTTCACCGTCTGGCTGGACGCACCGACGTCGAACTGGTGGAGGGCGTTGTGGAACTGCAAGATGCGGCACATAAACATCGCCTGCGCCTGCAAGCCGGGCAAGCGGCAAGCATCGGCGCCGGCAATATCGACATTCAGCCGCAACCCCGCGCCGAAAACATGGCCTTGTGGCGCGACGGTTTGCTGCAATTCGACGGCCTGCCGCTCGGCGCGGCGGTGGCGCAGATCAACCGTTACCGGCCCGGCAAGGTGGTATTGCTAAATCAGACCTTGGCGGAAACCCGTATCAGCGGCCTGTTCCGACTCGATGCGCTGGATCAAGCCGTTACCAGCCTGCAAACCGCCGTGCCGCAATTGCAAATCGTGCAAATTACGCCGTATCTGCTGGTGTTGCGGTAGCGGCGCCATAACCATCAAGCCTAGGGTTTATACGTAGCCTAAAAATTTCTTTGCAATTACGACGTGGGTTTAGGAATGGATTCCGTCTTTACAGTTATCAGCCCAAGCGCTGCACTGTAACCTCGACCGAAACCAAGGAGTATCCATGTCCCGCGCAAAGTATTGCCGTCCGCTATTCGCTCAATCGACCGTCGCCGTATTGGCCCTGGCATTTGCCCAGGTTGCTCACGGCGAAACCGTTGCCGTTAAACAGCATTTCAACATCCCGGCCCAACCGTTAAATCAGGCCTTGCTGATCTTCGGACGGCAAAGCGGCCTGCAAATCATGTACGGCACCGAGGTCGCCGACAATCTGCGCAGCCATGCCTTGCAGGGTGATTTCACGCCTACCGAAGCCCTGAATATTCTACTCAACGGCACGCCGCTGCGCGCTATCAGTGACGGCGAAGGCGTCATCAGCCTGCAACGTAAACCGGGGGCGGCAAACGACAAGGCGGATCCGTCGACCATGCCAGCGGTGAAAGTGGTAGGACAGGCGGTATATGACTCTACAGATCCGTACAACCCTGACTACAGCCTACCGAACGCCTCGACGGCGACTAAAACCGATACGCCGATCATGGAAACACCGTATTCGATACAGGTGGTGCCCAAACAAGTGTTGGAAGACATTCAAGCGGTTAGGTCGACCGATGCGTTGGATTATGTCAGCGGTATCTTTCGCTCCAGCGGGTCCGACGATTATTTGGATTTTTCAACACGGCGAGGATTTAATAATTTTCCAGTCGGAGACTATCGTGATGGCACGCCATTGCCCCTAGGGGATTTTATTGTAGGTGGGCGTGATATGGCCAATACCGAGCGCGTCGAAGCTTTAAAGGGGCCGGCTTCTTTGCTTTATGGAATGGCCGTGCCGGGTGGAATCGTGAATTTTGTGACCAAAAAACCGCTGGCGACACCCTATTATTCGTTACAGCAACAATTCGGTTCATATGATTTTTACCGCACCACGTTGGATGCCACCGGGCCGGTCAATGACGATAAAACCTTGCTATACCGCTTTAATCTAGCTTACAAAAGCGCGAATTCGTTTCGCGACATGGTGAACAGCGAACGTGTGTTCGTTGCGCCGACGGTGACATGGAATATAAGCCCTAAAACCCAGGTAAACTTTGAGCTGGAATACGATACTGGCCATGTGGTATTCGACCGAGGTATTCCCGCGGTTTTTCTGGGTACTCGTCCCGCCGATTTGCCGCGCAATCGGTATTTGGGGGAGGCGAATCCTCCAACCGAGTACGAGAGCCTTCTTCTGGGGGTAAATTGGTCTCATTCCTTTAACGAGAACTGGACCTTCAGCCACCGTTTCAACGCCCTGTTTGCTGGAGTTGATCAAATAGCTGCCTTTCAAACAATGGTAAATCCATCCACGATCAATCGCTTTGTAGCCCACTCTAGGACCGAGCTTCAAGACCAAGCTCTCTTTTTCAATAGTATCAATTTGACTGGGTATTTCGATACCTGGGGGCTTAAGCATACCTTACTGCTGGGAGGCGATTATTACCGCAAACATCTAGATAATTTCAGGGCGAGTTTTACGGGGAGTAACACTAGTATTTACGACCCGGTTTACCTCGGCCCTAGTCTTGCCCAAGCTCCGTACACTCTTAAGTTGGATTCTCAGAATGACTGGTTTGGACTGTATTTACAGGACCAGATCAAGCTTCCCTTTAATTTAAGCATGCTGGCGGGTTTTCGTTACGATAGCGCCGAGAGCAGTACTACCTTAAATAATGGCACTCCGAATAAAAATCCCCGTCAGGATAGTCTGACGCCTAGAGGCGGTGTGGTTTGGCAGCCTATACCCGAGCTCAGTCTGTATGGTAGTTACTCGGAAAATTTTACCGGTATCAATACAACCGGGTTTGGGGGTTCGGTTTTGCCGCCGGAGACGGCGCAACAATGGGAATTCGGCGCAAAGACCGAATTGTTCGATCAGCGTTTTCTGGCCACAGTGGCGTGGTACGACCTGACTAAACAAAATGTCTCGGTGTTTAACGGTATAACCAGTTTTAACGAAGCTATCGGTGAAGCGCATAGCGCGGGTTTGGAGGTGGACGCGAAGGGGGAAATCTTACCGGGCTGGAATATGATTGCGTCTTACGCCTATACGCCTGAAGCTTTGGTGACTCAAGGGCAAGCTGATCAGATCAATCAGCGCCTACGCGGAGTGCCTAGACATGGCGGCAGCTTGTTTACCAGTTACGAATTTCAAACGGGTGCGTTGCAAGGCTTTAAGTTGGGAGGCGGCACCGTTATCCGCAGTTCCCAACATACCGACCCGACGGCTGCGACTGCGATACTTCCCGGTTTTGCGACGGTGAACCTGTTGGCGAGTTATTCATGGAAAGTAGGCGGCAGCAAGCTGACTACTCAATTAAATATCAATAATTTGTTAGACAAGACTTACTACCCAGCTTCCTTCGGCCGAGACAGTATTGAACTCGGTGCGCCGAGAACGTTTATGGGATCGGTGCGGTTAGAGTATTAACTTATTGCTGGTCGGTAGTTGCTTTGTCCCCATTCGAAATAACCATACAATTCGATCGATTTCATCGTTCCCATGCTCCAGCGTGGGAACGCAACCGCGCGGCTCCAGAGACGAGTCGGGGTACCGGAGAGTCATAAGCTGTATGCCTATGCCCAAGTTTGGAAAGAGATAAAGACCTGCATGACTAAATTCCCCCTCAATGCTAACGCCCGCCGCATGTCAGACGCACGCTGAATTAAACTGTGTTATTTAATGACCCCACTGCGTCATATCACCCAACCTGCTTGTTAGTCGGTCGCAACCCATTGGTTAACTGTAACTATTAGCTGGCACGGATCTGGCTTGCGTTTCCTGTCTCCCCAAACCGTTTAAGTAACCTTAACGCCATGAAGCTGGACATTAGCGCATTGTATACATTGCACCGCAAGGAATTGGTCAATCATCTGCTGCGCATCGTCAAGTGTCCGGAAACCGCGCAGGACCTGGTTCAGGAAAGCTATATGATTTTGGCCCGCACGGCCGACGATGCGCTTATCGAGCATCCGCGCGGTTTTTTGTACCGCACGGCCGGCAATCTGGCCTTGGATCATTTGCGCCACAACAAAATCGTGGCCCGGCATGTCGAGGCGGAACTGGCAAACGAGGCGGTCGCTCAATCCAGCGTGGAAAGCGAGCTCTCCAAAGCTCAATGGCAAGCGCTGCTGCACAGCGCGATAGACGAATTGCCGCCGCGCTGCCGCGATGTGTTTATCCTGCATAAAATTCGCGGCATGAGTTATCGGGAGGTGGCAACAATGCTGGAAATTTCCGAAAGCGCCGTGGAAAAGCACATCATCAAGGGCCTGTTGCATTGCCGGAAACGGCTCGGCGGGCATTTTAATTTTCCTCACGACACCCGAGGTTGAGGCTTTGCCCCACTCAAACGTCTCATTGCCATCGATCCGGTACGTTAAAATCTCATTGCATTAGACGACTTAACCTAAACCGGCTATTTTCACAGCGCCGAGCAAACGACCCACTTATAATGCCGTTATGACCGACCTCGATTCCGATACGCCCGAAAGCGGCGATGACGCAATTGCCGAACAAGCCATTACTTGGTTCGCCCGTTTGCGGGCGGAACATATCTCGGAAGACGAACGAAAAACATTTAGGGCTTGGTGCCAAGCCAACCCGCTGCACCGCCAAGCCTTCGATGAAATCAGCGGTTTTTGGGAAAATGCCGATTTTAACCGGATATTGACCGGTTACCAGAAAACCGCGCCGGGATACCGGCGGCCGCTTAAAACAGCCAAGCTCTCCGCCCTGGCGTTGGCTGCATGCCTGGCTCTTGTCGCCGTAATTTATCGGCCGAATATAAGTTGTTGGCAAGCCGATTACTGTACCGGTATCGGCGAAATACAGACCGTGGACTTGGCGGACGGCAGCCGGATCACCCTTAATTCCGATACCGCCCTGCGTGTCGATCTGGGTAATGGCCGCCGCGATGTCTGGCTTCAACACGGCGAAGCTTTTTTCGACGTTTACCGCGATCGGCTGCATCCTTTTATCGTGGAGGGCCGTTATAGCAGCACCCGCGTGCTTGGCACCCGTTTCGTCGTCCGCGAAAATGCCGAAAACGATACGGTCACGGTTGTCAGCGGATTGGTGGAAGTCGGCCGGGACAGACACACTCCCGTTCAGTTAACCGCCAACGACAGTATCACCGTGAATGCCGAACGCAGCAGCGCGATTCGGCAAATTACGGCGACTAATGCGGCTTCTTGGTTAAAAGGCAGCGTCTCGTTCGACAATGCACCGCTCGGCGAGGTGATTGCCGAAATCGGCCGCTACCGGCGCGGCGGCGTAATAATTAAGGATACGGCGCTGAAAAATCTGAAAGTTAGCGGCCGCTTCGATATTACCGACACCGACAAGGCACTGGAAGCGCTGCAACAAACCCTGCCGATCCGGGTTTTTAGGGTAACGCCATGGTTGATCTTCATTACTTGAGGATGCCGGTTTTTTTCAGCCAAAATCCTTTTACAAAACTTTGAAAAAAATTTTCCAACACAGCTGAGGGAAAATCGCCACGGTACGTCTCCATTGCATCCCCAAAGTTTAGGGGCATGTTTCAGTTTATGAATGGAGAAATCAATGTCATACCCTTTCCGCCGCCAGGCATCGGCCGCCCGTCCACCGTTCTACGCGTTATCGCTAACTATCGCCGCCGCGCTCAATGTATCTGTCGTAATGGCCGCCGAGCAAATCATGGCGTTCGAGATTCCGCCGCAAGCCTTGGGTGGTGCGCTGAATGCCTACGCCGATGCTGCCGGGGTGCAACTCAGCTATCCGGCCGAACTGACATCCGGTTTAAAGTCGCCCGGCGTATCCGGCCAGTACACGGCCCGGCAGGCATTGCAAAGACTATTAACCGGCACGGGCGTGGTTGCCCGCACCACTCAAAATGGTACGGTTACCTTGGAAAAAACGGCGACAACGGAGCCACGCTCGAGCGCCACCATGCCGGCGGTGAAAGTGGTTGGACAGGCGGTTTACGATTCAACCGATCCATACAATCCGGATTACAGCCTGCCGAACGCCTCGACGGCGACTAAAACCGATACGCCGATCATGGAAACACCGTATTCGATACAGGTGGTGCCGAAACAGGTCATTGACGATATACAAGGTATTCGTCCAAATGATGCTTTGGATTACGTGAGTGGCGTATATCGATCTAGTGGTTCCGGAGATTTTTTTGAGTCCTCGACACGTCGTGGATTCAACAGCTTGAGCGGAGACTATCGAGATGGGGCGCCGTTTCCCGTGGCGGATTACATTATAGGCGGACGAGATTTGGCTAGTACCGAGCGTGTCGAAGTGTTAAAAGGGCCGGCATCTTTACTGTACGGCATGACCAATCCGGGGGGCGTGGTGAATTACATAACCAAAAAACCGTTGGCGACGCCTTATTATTCGTTGCAACAGCAATTCGGTTCTTATGATCTATATCGTACCACTGTCGATGCTACGGGGCCGATCACGGACGACAAATCGTTGCTGTATCGATTCAACCTTGCCTACAAAAGTGCCGATTCGTTCCGGGATTTCGTTAATAGCGAGAGGACTTTTATCGCACCTATGGTGACTTGGAATATCAGCCCGAGAACTCAAATAAACTTCGAATTGGAATACGACACCGGCCACGTGGTGTTTGATCGCGGCATCCCCGCCATCGGAAATCGACCCGCCAACTTACCGCAAAACCGTTTTTTAGGCGAACCGGTTAATTATGAGTACGAGCGTATCATGGTAGGCATGAATTGGTCGCACGCATTCAACGAAAATTGGACATTGAGCCATCGGTTCAACATGCAGTTCCTCGGACAAAACGGTTCTAGTACATCAGGTACGGGTATGGTTGATGCCACCACTTTGCGACGCTTTGGTTTGTATCAATCACAAAGTCCCGAGGATCAACCTGTTTACTATAACAGCGTCAATCTTATGGGGCATTTTGATACCTATGGTTTGAAACATACCCTTTTATTGGGTGGCGACCACTATCACAGCTCAGTTGACACTACTCAACGATTCATTAGCTCAACGATAAACATTAACGATCCTGTCTATCTTGGCCTCCCAGCCGCCTTGGGCAACCCGGCTACCAACAATCAGCTGTCAGTATCGAGCGATTGGTTCGGTTTATACCTGCAAGATCAGATCAAGTTGCCTTATCACTTGAGTATGCTCGCGGGTTTCAGGTATGACAGCGCCGAATCGAGTACGGTTTTCAACGGCCGACTGTCCGAAGTTCCGCGTCAAGACAATTTGTCTCCGCGTGGCGGCGTGATCTGGCAACCTCTGCCTGAACTTAGCGTGTATGGCAGTTACTCCGAAAACTTTACATCGGTTAGCAGCCCAGGAATAGGCGGCAATTTGCTTCAGCCTGAAACGGCGCAGCAATGGGAATTCGGTTTAAAGACCGAGCTGTTCGACAAGCGCTTTATGGGAACGTTAGCTTGGTTTGATCTTACAAAACAAAATGTCAGGATTCCCGATCCAAATCTACCTGGAAATTCTTTATCGATAGGTGAAGCAAATAGTGCTGGATTGGAGCTTGATATTAAAGGCGAAGTACTTCCAGGTTGGAATATTATTGGGTCCTACGCATACACTCCAGATGCGACCGTTACGGTCGGCAGAGAAAGCGAAGTTGGACGCCGATTCCGTGGTGTTCCTCGTCACGGCGGCAGCCTATTTTCGACTTACGAATTACAATCAGGGCTATTTCAGGGTTTAAAATTTGGCGGGGGCGTCATCACCCGAAGCTCCCAAAAGACCGATATTGACGCAACGACGGCCGTATTGCCGGGTTATACAACGGTCAACTTGCTCAGCAGCTATAGTTGGAAGATGGGTGGAAGTACATTGACCACTCAATTCAATATCAACAACTTATTGGATAAAGAGTATTTTCCTTCTTCATTTAACCGCAACGGCATAGAAGTTGGCGCACCCAGAACGTTTATGGGGTCTGTGAGGATTGAGTACTAAAACTTGAAAAACTATAAATTATCGTTCCCACGCTCCAGCGTGGGAACGCAACCGCGCGGCTTCAGAGACGAGTCGGGGCACCGGAGAGTCATAAGCCCGCGTAGGTTGGGGTGAGGCAACGAACCCCAACATTTTTGGCCTTCAAATCATCGGTCACTTTGATGTTCTGTTGCCGATCGTTGGAGGGTAGTTTTGCGGTTGTCGTGTTGGGGTTCCTATCGTCACCCCAACCTACGCTCTATGGCCCTTGTCCCCCGGCCTGAACGTTTCAAATCCACTTTTCCACTCATAAATAACTATACGGACGGGATTACAAAATCCGTCCGGCTGATGCTGTACCCGACATTGCCCAGCCAGTCCCAATCAGCAACCGACCGTGGTCTACGGCATACCGTTCAAGTCAGGTTTGGCGGTACAGTCGATCTAATTTCATTCCCCCTGCGAACTTCTTTGCCAGTATTGGCTGCCCGCTTCCGGCGGACATCTCGGTTTCTTGGACTTTGCGAACGCGCTTACTAATCCGTCCAACGTCTCGAGACCTAGAATTACGGCGTATGTTCAATTGGATTTGTTTCAAATTAAGAAACAAATAATGCAATAACGACTGTATTGTAAATTATTTGATTAGGTTTATAGTTAAGTCGTCATCAAATTTCGACTGCCAATCAGTCCAGGACGCAACCATGAAATCCAGAAACAGTTTCTTTAGAGATATCCTCACCGGCCTATTATTTACAACCGGTATATTCGGTTTCATGTCCGGTGAGTTCGTATTATCCACCGTACTGTTTGGCGCGGCGTCTCTGTCCAGTAATCTGGATTTAGGCCGCAACGTAGAACTTTGACCGATTTTGCTCGACCCTCGTTGTTTACCTCGCAGTACCTAAAGCTCTGCCCACTCCACAGCCTGCATTATTTTGCATAATGCGGGCTTTTTTTGTGCGCCTTACACTAGACAAGGCCCATTTTCGCTATTTCCCGCGAACGCTGTAAATGACATAAGCGGCGAAAGTCATGGTCAAAATATAAATAGCGGTTGAAATCATCATTTATCCCGGTTGATTAGTACGTTAAATTGTCGTTATAGCAGAACTGTATAGTGTTTCGGCGGAAAATTTTCTTAAGCGGAATAATCTCCAATCGCGAGGCGCCGGGCTGTTAACGGCGGCTCGCCCGCTTTGGACATGCCATCTTGGCGTGACGCTAAGCTAATCCAGTCGCACGGCTTGGCGTTTTGCACCCCAGGCCCCAGGCTTAGAATCAAATAGCCCGGCGCATTTTGTACCGCAAAACCGGCAACCGCCTTCGGCATTCAGATTCCAGTCGGACAATACATACCAATCCCGGCCGATCAGTAACTCGCCGCATGCATGGCAATAAGTGCTCTCGGCCCGTTTGTCGTGCACATTGCCCACATAGGCATAACGTACGCCGTTTTTGATCGCGATGTCTCGCGCCTGAAGCAACGAGGAAACAGGCGTAGCCGGTTTATCCATCATCTTCCAATCCGGATGAAAAGCCGTGAAATGCATAGGCACCTCCGGCCCCAGATTTTCCACCACCCATTGCGTCATCTCTTCCAATTCGGCTGCCGAGTCGTTTTCGCCGGGAATGATCAGCGTGGTCAATTCCAACCAAACTTGGGTTTCATGCTTTAAATATTGCAAAGTCTCCAGAACCGGCTGCAAATGACCGCCGGTAATTTTGTAATAAAACTCTTCAGTAAAGGCTTTTAAATCGATGTTGGCGGCATCCATCCACCGATAAAACTCGGCGCGCGGTTCCGCGCAGACGTAACCGGCGCTAACGGCCACCGATTTCAACCCCAATTCCCGGCAAGCCTGGGCGGTATCGATAGCGTATTCATGAAAAACCACCGGATCGTTATACGTGTAAGCCACGCTGCTGCAACCCTGTTCCCGCGCCGTTTGGGCGATAAGCTCGGGCGCGGCGCGGCTCATCAGAGTATCCATTTCCCGGGATTTACTGATATCCCAGTTCTGGCAGAATTTGCAGGCCAGATTACAACCGGCGGTACCGAAGGAAAAAATCGGCGTACCGGGCAGGAAATGATTCAGCGGTTTTTTCTCGATGGGATCGATGGCAAAGCCGCTGGAGCGGCCATAACTGGTCATAACAATTTGATTATCCAGGTTTTGCCGTACGAAGCATAAGCCCCGCTGTCCTTCATGCAATTTACAAAATCGCGGGCACACATCGCATTGCACCCTGCCGTCTTCAAGCGAGTGCCAATACCGGGTGGTTACAGTGTCATGCGTAATAAAACGGGTCATACAGACCTCCTGCCGACAGAACTGGGCTGTTATTAAACGTGTTTCCTTGATACCGCCGAAAACACCGCTGTTCTCGCATAAAAATTGTCACAACCGAACAGGTAATCACTTGATCCGCCTTTAAAATCCGGACGAATATTGCTGTCTACCCACACGGTTTGTTGTACCATACCGACGCTAAG
This sequence is a window from Methylomonas methanica MC09. Protein-coding genes within it:
- a CDS encoding TonB-dependent siderophore receptor, producing MSRAKYCRPLFAQSTVAVLALAFAQVAHGETVAVKQHFNIPAQPLNQALLIFGRQSGLQIMYGTEVADNLRSHALQGDFTPTEALNILLNGTPLRAISDGEGVISLQRKPGAANDKADPSTMPAVKVVGQAVYDSTDPYNPDYSLPNASTATKTDTPIMETPYSIQVVPKQVLEDIQAVRSTDALDYVSGIFRSSGSDDYLDFSTRRGFNNFPVGDYRDGTPLPLGDFIVGGRDMANTERVEALKGPASLLYGMAVPGGIVNFVTKKPLATPYYSLQQQFGSYDFYRTTLDATGPVNDDKTLLYRFNLAYKSANSFRDMVNSERVFVAPTVTWNISPKTQVNFELEYDTGHVVFDRGIPAVFLGTRPADLPRNRYLGEANPPTEYESLLLGVNWSHSFNENWTFSHRFNALFAGVDQIAAFQTMVNPSTINRFVAHSRTELQDQALFFNSINLTGYFDTWGLKHTLLLGGDYYRKHLDNFRASFTGSNTSIYDPVYLGPSLAQAPYTLKLDSQNDWFGLYLQDQIKLPFNLSMLAGFRYDSAESSTTLNNGTPNKNPRQDSLTPRGGVVWQPIPELSLYGSYSENFTGINTTGFGGSVLPPETAQQWEFGAKTELFDQRFLATVAWYDLTKQNVSVFNGITSFNEAIGEAHSAGLEVDAKGEILPGWNMIASYAYTPEALVTQGQADQINQRLRGVPRHGGSLFTSYEFQTGALQGFKLGGGTVIRSSQHTDPTAATAILPGFATVNLLASYSWKVGGSKLTTQLNINNLLDKTYYPASFGRDSIELGAPRTFMGSVRLEY
- a CDS encoding RNA polymerase sigma factor, with protein sequence MSALPNQAIQELYLNCHGELEAVLFSRLRCRETAADICQEAFVRLCRAEDLSGVGNLKAYLFRTAMNLMFDHYRSQAVREPANVPWHDDSPPDAEDLRCAETVALGEQELDRLVAALETLSPLCQRIFYLNRFEGLKQREIAETLNISIRTVEDNIKRALVHCANSLAQN
- a CDS encoding FecR family protein, whose protein sequence is MTSQPPTAAAERLLDEACGWVGKMHSGHFAPDAQQQLAAWRATDASHEQAWQKALALWQGMEQLRGRRIPGAEPLLTERNRKPAARGRHDIKRRAYLAAACCAALAVSLAAYYPPQLWQADYLTQKGEQRRISLADGSRVTLNSGSAVELHFDGTVRRIELLQGEAFFEVAKDADRPFIVSTDGPEIRAVGTAFDVHRLAGRTDVELVEGVVELQDAAHKHRLRLQAGQAASIGAGNIDIQPQPRAENMALWRDGLLQFDGLPLGAAVAQINRYRPGKVVLLNQTLAETRISGLFRLDALDQAVTSLQTAVPQLQIVQITPYLLVLR
- a CDS encoding TonB-dependent siderophore receptor, which produces MEKSMSYPFRRQASAARPPFYALSLTIAAALNVSVVMAAEQIMAFEIPPQALGGALNAYADAAGVQLSYPAELTSGLKSPGVSGQYTARQALQRLLTGTGVVARTTQNGTVTLEKTATTEPRSSATMPAVKVVGQAVYDSTDPYNPDYSLPNASTATKTDTPIMETPYSIQVVPKQVIDDIQGIRPNDALDYVSGVYRSSGSGDFFESSTRRGFNSLSGDYRDGAPFPVADYIIGGRDLASTERVEVLKGPASLLYGMTNPGGVVNYITKKPLATPYYSLQQQFGSYDLYRTTVDATGPITDDKSLLYRFNLAYKSADSFRDFVNSERTFIAPMVTWNISPRTQINFELEYDTGHVVFDRGIPAIGNRPANLPQNRFLGEPVNYEYERIMVGMNWSHAFNENWTLSHRFNMQFLGQNGSSTSGTGMVDATTLRRFGLYQSQSPEDQPVYYNSVNLMGHFDTYGLKHTLLLGGDHYHSSVDTTQRFISSTININDPVYLGLPAALGNPATNNQLSVSSDWFGLYLQDQIKLPYHLSMLAGFRYDSAESSTVFNGRLSEVPRQDNLSPRGGVIWQPLPELSVYGSYSENFTSVSSPGIGGNLLQPETAQQWEFGLKTELFDKRFMGTLAWFDLTKQNVRIPDPNLPGNSLSIGEANSAGLELDIKGEVLPGWNIIGSYAYTPDATVTVGRESEVGRRFRGVPRHGGSLFSTYELQSGLFQGLKFGGGVITRSSQKTDIDATTAVLPGYTTVNLLSSYSWKMGGSTLTTQFNINNLLDKEYFPSSFNRNGIEVGAPRTFMGSVRIEY
- a CDS encoding FecR family protein; its protein translation is MTDLDSDTPESGDDAIAEQAITWFARLRAEHISEDERKTFRAWCQANPLHRQAFDEISGFWENADFNRILTGYQKTAPGYRRPLKTAKLSALALAACLALVAVIYRPNISCWQADYCTGIGEIQTVDLADGSRITLNSDTALRVDLGNGRRDVWLQHGEAFFDVYRDRLHPFIVEGRYSSTRVLGTRFVVRENAENDTVTVVSGLVEVGRDRHTPVQLTANDSITVNAERSSAIRQITATNAASWLKGSVSFDNAPLGEVIAEIGRYRRGGVIIKDTALKNLKVSGRFDITDTDKALEALQQTLPIRVFRVTPWLIFIT
- a CDS encoding RNA polymerase sigma factor, coding for MKLDISALYTLHRKELVNHLLRIVKCPETAQDLVQESYMILARTADDALIEHPRGFLYRTAGNLALDHLRHNKIVARHVEAELANEAVAQSSVESELSKAQWQALLHSAIDELPPRCRDVFILHKIRGMSYREVATMLEISESAVEKHIIKGLLHCRKRLGGHFNFPHDTRG
- the amrS gene encoding AmmeMemoRadiSam system radical SAM enzyme; its protein translation is MTRFITHDTVTTRYWHSLEDGRVQCDVCPRFCKLHEGQRGLCFVRQNLDNQIVMTSYGRSSGFAIDPIEKKPLNHFLPGTPIFSFGTAGCNLACKFCQNWDISKSREMDTLMSRAAPELIAQTAREQGCSSVAYTYNDPVVFHEYAIDTAQACRELGLKSVAVSAGYVCAEPRAEFYRWMDAANIDLKAFTEEFYYKITGGHLQPVLETLQYLKHETQVWLELTTLIIPGENDSAAELEEMTQWVVENLGPEVPMHFTAFHPDWKMMDKPATPVSSLLQARDIAIKNGVRYAYVGNVHDKRAESTYCHACGELLIGRDWYVLSDWNLNAEGGCRFCGTKCAGLFDSKPGAWGAKRQAVRLD